From Triticum aestivum cultivar Chinese Spring chromosome 4A, IWGSC CS RefSeq v2.1, whole genome shotgun sequence, a single genomic window includes:
- the LOC123086393 gene encoding protein ZINC INDUCED FACILITATOR-LIKE 1 has product MAGGEAAAPLLEKKTAVYREGCPGCAVERRKTLNPGVPYKEFFHIWTIILVSCLPISSLFPFLYFMIRDLHIAKTVEDIGFYAGFVGASYMLGRTLTSTAWGMVADRIGRKPVIVLGIFSVFLFSALFGLSVHYWMAISTRFLLGSLNGIIGPIRAYAIEVCRPEHHAIALSLVSTAWAIGLIVGPTIGGYLAQPTEKYPKLFPVDSLFGRFPYFLPCLCISVFSFPVLISCIWLPETLHNHNTDEKEDQASESLTAFFSNSEEIVEHNITSTMKNNVLKNWPLMSSIILFCIVSFDDMAYSEIFSLWAESGRKYGGLSFSSEDVGQVLAITGVSILVYQTFIFPRIIRVLGPINTSRVAISMSMVLLFTYAPITHLSRPWSSIAVNIASILKNNFLITIVTSSFILQNNSVTQDQRATANSLATTLMSFCKTFAPAGAGIVFSWAQKRQHVFFFPGDQMLFFLLAVVELVGLVWTFKPFLVVPDQFASN; this is encoded by the exons atggccggcggcgaggcagcAGCACCGTTGCTGGAGAAGAAGACGGCGGTCTACCGTGAAGGGTGTCCGGGATGCGCCGTGGAGCGGAGGAAGACGCTGAACCCCGGCGTCCCCTACAAGGAATTCTTCCACATCTGGACCATCATCCTCGTCTCAT GTTTGCCAATATCGTCGCTATTCCCCTTCTTGTATTTCATG ATACGAGACTTGCACATTGCCAAAACAGTAGAGGACATTGGATTCTATGCTGGGTTTGTAG GTGCCTCCTATATGCTTGGTAGAACTTTAACCTCCACGGCTTGGGGGATGGTAGCAGACCGCATTGGGAGAAAGCCAGTTATTGTGCTTGGAATTTTCTCCGT GTTTCTATTCAGTGCTTTATTCGGACTAAGTGTGCATTACTGGATGGCAATATCTACACGATTTCTTCTTGGTTCTTTGAACGGCATAATTGGACCTATACGA GCTTATGCTATTGAAGTTTGTCGACCAGAGCACCATGCTATTGCATTATCACTT GTTAGCACAGCATGGGCAATAGGTCTAATTGTAGGACCAACGATTGGCGGATATCTTGCACAG CCTACAGAAAAATATCCAAAGTTATTTCCCGTCGACTCATTATTCGGAAG GTTCCCATATTTCTTACCTTGTCTGTGTATATCAGTCTTCAGCTTTCCTGTTCTAATAAGCTGCATTTGGCTCCCG GAGACACTACATAACCACAACACTGACGAAAAGGAAGATCAAGCGAGTGAATCTTTGACTGCATTTTTTTCTAATTCAGAAGAGATTGTCGAGCATAATATTACTTCAACAATGAAAAACAATGTATTGAAGAACTGGCCATTGATGTCATCTATTATTCTGTTTTGTATCGTGTCCTTTGATGACATGGCATATTCAGAG ATATTCTCCTTATGGGCTGAAAGTGGCAGAAAGTATGGTGGACTAAGTTTCTCGTCTGAGGATGTTGGTCAAGTTCTTGCAATTACAG GTGTTAGCATTCTTGTATACCAAACATTTATTTTCCCCCGTATTATCAGAGTTCTGGGACCAATCAATACTTCTCGTGTTGCGATT AGCATGTCTATGGTGCTTCTGTTTACATATGCACCAATCACACATCTTTCAAGACCTTGGTCGTCAATAGCAGTAAACATTGCATCGATTCTTAAAAATAATTTCCTT ATTACCATTGTTACTAGTTCATTCATTCTTCAGAATAATTCTGTG ACTCAAGATCAAAGAGCAACTGCAAATAGCTTAGCCACCACTTTAATGTCCTTTTGTAAAACATTCGCTCCAGCAGGAGCTGGAATTGT GTTTTCATGGGCACAGAAACGCCAACATGTTTTCTTTTTTCCAG GTGACCAGATGTTGTTTTTTCTTTTGGCCGTTGTCGAGCTTGTGGGACTTGTTTGGACATTCAAGCCGTTTCTTGTTGTGCCCGATCAATTTGCTTCAAATTAG
- the LOC123086395 gene encoding L-aminoadipate-semialdehyde dehydrogenase-phosphopantetheinyl transferase has product MEEEHSGGVRRRWLVDVARWRPSPTQFQAAAALLPPHHRHAIARFVKEEDRKRALISRLLQYSLVHRVLGIPFHQIDICRTTEGKPYLENGPPAFRNFNFNTSHQGDYVGIASELLCLVGLDIVCISKPQGETTVEFLKNFSSYLTDHEWNCIDRAAGSIEMLTEFYRYWCLKEAFVKAVGAGVGFGLHRLEFHHVEWSNISVYIDGIESRKWRFCLFKLDEMHLASIAKGHPEDATHSFKTTLSDVVVEDEEFYAALEIPDETFTLQTAEQLTQL; this is encoded by the exons ATGGAGGAGGAGCacagcggcggggtgcggcggagGTGGCTCGTCGACGTCGCCCGCTGGCGCCCCTCCCCGACGCAGTTCCAAGCCGCGGCTGCCCTCCTGCCGCCGCACCACCGCCATGCCATCGCCAG GTTTGTCAAGGAGGAGGACAGGAAACGAGCGCTCATCAGCCGGCTGCTCCAGTACTCGCTTGTGCACCGTGTTCTTGGCATCCCATTCCACCAAATCGACATATGCCGAACAACTGAAGGGAAGCCGTATCTG GAGAATGGCCCTCCGGCCTTCAGAAACTTCAATTTCAACACGTCGCATCAGGGTGACTACGTCGGCATAGCATCTGAGCTGCTTTGCCTTGTTGGCCTTGATATTGTGTGTATCTCTAAGCCTCAGGGAGAAACCACCGTAGAATTCCTTAAGAACTTCTCTTCGTACCTCACAGACCATGAGTGGAACTGCATTGATCGTGCTGCCGGTTCCATTGAGATGTTAACAGAGTTCTACAG GTACTGGTGTCTCAAAGAAGCATTTGTTAAAGCTGTAGGCGCTGGGGTTGGATTTGGGCTGCATCGCTTGGAATTCCACCATGTTGAATGGAGTAACATCTCTGTCTACATTGACGGGATAGAGTCTAGGAAATGGAGGTTCTGCCTTTTCAAGCTTGATGAAATGCATTTG GCGTCCATAGCGAAAGGGCATCCGGAGGATGCTACACACAGCTTCAAGACAACATTGTCTGATGTGGTTGTTGAGGACGAAGAATTTTATGCTGCACTAGAGATACCAGATGAAACTTTCACGCTACAGACAGCGGAGCAACTTACACAATTATAG
- the LOC123086394 gene encoding calcium-dependent protein kinase 25 encodes MGQCCAKGAGRAGDANSDPPLPPPAAPKVEPVASSSTASNGVAAPPAANAKPGKPPPPVGEVLGRAMEDVRTTYSIGKELGRGQFGVTHLCTHRSTGEKLACKTIAKRKLANKEDVEDVRREVQIMYHLSGQPNIVDLRGAYEDKHNVHLVMELCAGGELFDRIIAEGHYTERAAAALLRAIVGIVHTCHCMGVMHRDLKPENFLLLSKGEDSPLKATDFGLSVFFKEGEVFRDIVGSAYYIAPEVLKRRYGPEADIWSIGVMLYIFLAGVPPFWAENENAIFTAVLRGQVDFNGDPWPNISSGAKDLVKKMLNINPKERLTAFQVLNHPWIKEDGDAPDTPLDNVVLNRLKQFRAMNQFKKAALRVIAGCLSEEEIRGLKEMFKNIDKDNSGTITLEELKNGLAKQGTKLSDNEIEQLMEAADADGNGLIDYEEFVTATVHMNKMHREEHLYTAFQFFDKDNSGYITRDELEQALKEKGMYDAKEIKEIISEADTDNDGRIDYSEFVAMMKKGAGSTEPTNPKKRRDLVLE; translated from the exons ATGGGCCAATGCTGCGCCAAGGGTGCCGGGCGCGCCGGCGACGCCAACTCGGACCCGCCGCTGCCCCCGCCCGCAGCCCCAAAGGTGGAGCCCGTTGCATCGTCGTCGACCGCCAGCAACGGCgtcgcggcgccgccggccgcCAATGCCAAGCCGGGCAAGCCGCCGCCCCCCGTGGGCGAGGTGCTCGGCCGCGCCATGGAGGACGTGCGCACCACCTACTCCATCGGCAAGGAGCTCGGGCGCGGCCAGTTCGGCGTGACCCACCTCTGCACGCACCGCTCCACCGGCGAGAAGCTGGCGTGCAAGACCATCGCCAAGCGCAAGCTGGCCAACAAGGAGGACGTGGAGGACGTCCGGCGCGAGGTGCAGATCATGTACCACCTCTCCGGCCAGCCCAACATCGTCGACCTCCGGGGCGCCTACGAGGACAAGCACAACGTGCACCTCGTCATGGAGCTctgcgccggcggcgagctcttcgaCCGGATCATCGCCGAGGGCCACTACACGGAGCgggccgccgccgcgctgctccgGGCCATCGTCGGCATCGTCCACACATGCCACTGCATGGGGGTGATGCACCGGGACCTCAAGCCGGAGAACTTCCTCCTGCTCAGCAAAGGGGAGGACTCGCCGCTCAAGGCCACCGACTTCGGCCTCTCCGTCTTCTTCAAGGAAGGCGAGGTGTTCAGGGACATCGTCGGCAGCGCATACTACATCGCGCCGGAGGTGCTCAAGCGGCGCTACGGCCCCGAGGCTGACATCTGGAGCATCGGCGTCATGCTCTACATCTTTCTCGCCGGCGTCCCGCCGTTCTGGGCGGAGAACGAGAACGCCATCTTCACCGCCGTGCTACGCGGGCAGGTCGACTTCAACGGCGATCCATGGCCAAACATCTCCTCCGGCGCCAAGGATCTTGTCAAGAAGATGCTCAACATCAACCCCAAGGAGAGGCTCACGGCCTTCCAAGTCCTCA ATCACCCGTGGATCAAAGAAGACGGAGACGCACCCGATACGCCGCTCGACAATGTCGTTCTCAACAGGCTCAAGCAATTCAGGGCCATGAACCAGTTCAAGAAAGCTGCGCTGAGG GTTATAGCTGGGTGCTTGTCGGAAGAGGAGATCAGGGGGCTCAAGGAGATGTTCAAGAACATCGACAAAGATAACAGCGGCACAATCACGCTCGAAGAGCTCAAGAACGGGCTAGCAAAGCAGGGCACAAAGCTGTCAGACAATGAAATTGAGCAACTCATGGAAGCA GCTGATGCAGATGGCAATGGATTGATTGACTACGAGGAGTTCGTCACCGCGACAGTTcacatgaacaagatgcatagagaGGAGCACCTATACACAGCATTCCAGTTCTTCGACAAGGATAACAGTGG GTACATAACAAGAGATGAGCTCGAGCAAGCCTTGAAGGAGAAGGGAATGTATGATGCCAAAGAGATCAAGGAGATCATCTCAGAGGCTGACACTGACAAT GATGGGAGGATAGATTATTCAGAATTCGTGGCGATGATGAAGAAAGGAGCAGGCAGCACCGAGCCAACGAACCCAAAGAAGAGGAGAGATCTAGTTCTAGAGTGA